The Cyprinus carpio isolate SPL01 chromosome B17, ASM1834038v1, whole genome shotgun sequence genome has a window encoding:
- the LOC109078122 gene encoding collagen alpha-1(XII) chain-like: MPGLTGKPGKPGDTGLPGSVGMKGEKGGRGDTASQNMMRSVARQVCEQLVSRQMSRIDMMLNQIPSNYRSNSPGPAGPPGPPGNQGPHGEPGQPGPNGFPGNPGLPGPPGERGSPGEKGERGSPGIGTQGQRGLPGPPGPPGQSQIGPPGPSGSAGPRGPPGRQGGPGVRGPPGPPGYCDSSQCVGIPYNGQGYPGFA, from the exons ATGCCAGGACTTACAGGAAAACCAGGAAAGCCTGGAGACACTGGCCTCCCG GGATCTGTTGGCATGAAAGGAGAGAAGGGTGGAAGG GGAGATACTGCGTCACAGAATATGATGCGTTCTGTAGCAAGACAAGTGTGTGAACAACTAGTCAGCA GACAAATGAGCAGAATCGACATGATGCTGAACCAGATCCCCAGTAACTACAGGAGTAATAGTCCTGGTCCTGCTGGACCTCCAGGCCCACCTGGCAACCAGGGACCCCATGGAGAGCCAGGTCAGCCCGGACCCAACGGGTTCCCAGGAAATCCAGGTTTGCCTGGGCCTCCAGGAGAAAGAG GATCGCCCGGAGAGAAGGGTGAAAGAGGAAGTCCAGGCATTGGCACTCAAGGACAGAGAGGATTACCTGGACCTCCTG GGCCACCGGGGCAGTCTCAGATAGGACCCCCTGGTCCTTCAGGCTCAGCGGGGCCCCGGGGCCCACCAGGGCGGCAGGGTGGACCCGGAGTCAGAGGACCACCTGGACCTCCAGGATACTGTGACTCCTCTCAGTGTGTAGGCATCCCTTACAATGGACAGGGTTACCCAG GTTTTGCGTAG